The DNA sequence GAACCACAACGCCGCCGGCTCGTAGCGTCCCATAGAAGGCGGTGACGAACGCCGGAAGATTCGGCAGGTAGATGGCGACACGGTCGTCCGCACCAATGCCCCGCTCTGAGAGCGCGGCGGCGAATTGACCGGTTCGCTCCCACAGTGTTTCGTAGGTCATCGACTCCCCATCGAAGACGATGGCGGTTGCCTCGGGCATGGCCTCTACGGTGTCGCTGAAGTCAGTAACGAGGTTTGTCATCCGTTATCGACGTGATGGGAACTATCATGATAAGCGTTCCTCTCGCGGGAGTCGGATGCGCTCACCACCCGTAGTATGCGTCGTGTCTCTGTGGCAAACTCTCCACACGCTTTCGAAAGTTTTGGGGCAATCAGTGCATTGAAATACTATCGTTTTGTAACGGAATAACATGAATGACGATAGTAGACAGTCCCACAGCGGACGGCGTAGGTTTCTAAAGACGACGGCTGGTGTGGCAGGACTTGCGGCGTTGGCTGGATGTACGGGTGGGTCAAGCGATAACGACGGGGGCGGCGATGGTGATTCGGGCGGCAACGGTGGTGGCTCTGGAGGCTCTGGAGGCTCTGGAGGCTCTGGCACCACAGATATGGTGATGACCACGGCTACCGAAACGACGGCGGCCTACGCGATGAGTCAGGGCATCGCGGCAGTGGTCAACGAGAACACTGAAAAGGTTCGTATCGACGCCCGCCCAAGTGAGGGAACGAACGCCAACATCGGGCGACTCGACCGTAAAGAAGTGCAGATCGCCTACATCCAGAACTGGACTGCGGCGAAGATTAACGCAGGCGAAAAACCCTTCGACAACCTCTCGTTCACCCCAAATCAGGTGTTCCACCTCTACGACCTCGGTTGGTTCCTCGCAACGCCGAACGAAGGCTGGGAAACGACCGACGACATCGCAGATGGTGCGAGGGTCTCCCCAACGCCGCGTGGCTCCGGGACAGCAGAAATGCTTGAAACCGCCCTTGGATATGCGGCTGCTGGCGACTACGAACGCGTCAGCATCGACTACGGCGGGCAAGGCAGTGCCATGAGCGAGGGCCGCCTCGACGTGGGTGCCTCTACGTTGGTCAACTTCTCCATCGAACCTGGCTGGCTTCAGGAGATGAAGGGGACGGTCGACCTCCGAATGCTCGGATGGAGCGACGAGGCCATCAGCAAGATGGAAGAAGACCCCGGTCTCCTCCTCACCGAAGTGGACACGTCCAAACTGGAGAACTACGCCTACACTCCACAGCCCACGATGATGCCGTCACTTGCGTACAACTTCGTCGTCCGCAACGACTTCAGCTACGACGCAGTGTACAACCTTCTGACGACGCTGTACGAGCATCGTGAAGGACTTGGTGAATACCACGGCCTCCTCAACAAGCTCGCAGAAGGCGACTTCTGGGTGAAAAACGCCTACGACGGCATCCCGTTCCACCCTGCCGCGGCTGATTTCTACGAGGAGCAAGGTCTCTGGTCAGATGAGTTCACTCGCGGAGAGGAGTAGGCACTCCGACCAATGGCTTCCTCCACGCTTTCGCGCGAACGACTCCTGTCGAGTGCCATCTATCTCATCGGCGTGGTACTCACGATCTATACGTTTTACTACGCATTCGACCGCCCGTTCGTTCGCGTTCGCCATTCGAACATTTTTCTCGGGGCGGGTGTCGCACTCTTCTATCTCTATGAGACGAAGAAACATGTCTTCGGGACTGATGACTTCAAAGCGTACCGCGACCGCGATATCGACCACGACGGTTCGCTCACCGGGCGGCTGCGGTCGATAATAGGGCCATATGACGGCTACCTCACGTTGGTGAGCGCCGCGCTCGCCGTCGTGCTCGCAGCCTACATCGAATTCAACTTCGAGCGCCTCCAGTTTGACGCGCCCGTCCTCGGCTATTCGGAGGTGGATTTCATCGTAGGTGCACTCATCGTCGTGCTCGTCTCTGACGCCACACGCCGAGCCTACGGCTTTGCGATCACCTCTGTCGTCATCGCCGCGATTGGGTATGCGATGGCTGGCCCGTGGTTGCCGGGCTTCCTTGGTCACACCGGTATGAACTGGCAGGACGTTGCCCGCTTCGGGGCAGTCGGGCTCTCGGGGACGTACGGGTTTATTCTCGGGGTCGGGACGACGTGGGTCGCGGTGTTCATCATGTTCGCTGGCATGGCGAAAACCTACGGCGCGCTCGATTACATTCTCGACGTGGGAACCGAACTCGGCAATAAACTTCGCTCGGGCGTCGTACAGGTTGCCGTCATCTCCAGTATGGCGATGGGGTCGATTACGGGGAGTGCGGCCGCGAACACCGCAACCACCGGGAGCTTTACCATCCCCATGATGAAGCGCCAAGGTGTCCGGTCAGACTTCGCCGCTGCTATCGAGAGCGTCGCCTCCTCGGGCGGGCAGATGATGCCCCCCGTGATGGGCGTTGCGGCATTCATCATGGCCGACATCTTGCAGGTGCCCTACGTCCGCATCCTCCAAGCCGGTATCCTGCCCGCGCTGCTCTTTTACTTTAGCGTCGGCATCGCAGTCCAGTTCGCCGTCCTCAAGTATGGTTGGACGACGGAAAAGTCCGGAGAGTTCGACCGGAGCATCCTGCGCAAGGGCGCACACTTCGCCGTGCCGATGGTGGTGCTCATCTACACGCTCGTCGTCCTCAGATTGACTCCACTCAGTGCGGGCTTGTACACCTCGGTCACGATGGTCGTGACGATGTTCGTCCGTGACCTTCTCGTCGGTGGTCCATCGGTGGACACGCTTGTCGACACGACTCGGAAAACCTTCGAAGGGTTCAGAGACGGTGCGGTGGACATGGCCCCGCTCGTTGGCGTGCTCGCGTCGATGGGCGTCATCATCAGCATGCTCACCCAAACCGGCCTCGCACAGAAAATTAGCATCCGGATGGTCGGACTGGCTGGTGGCGTCCTCATCTCGGTTCTGTTGATGGCGATGGTGCTGAGCATCCTGTTCGGGCTCGGAATGCCAACGCCGGCGGCGTACATCCTTGTGGTCATCCTCGTCGCCCCGGGTATCATCCAGATTGGCGTTCCTGAGATTACTGCACACCTGTTCGTGTTCTACTTCGCGATGCTGTCGGCTATCACGCCGCCGGTAGCGGTGGCGGTCGCCGTTGGCTCACGGATTGCCGATTCGAACTTCCTGCAGACGGGTATGCAGGCGATGCGTATCGGCGCGCCCGGTTTCTTCATTCCGTTTGCGTTCGTCACCAACCCGAGTCTCATCTTCTGGTCGTTCCCGGCGACGCCGCTCCACGCGATTATCGTCTTCATTGGCGTCGTCGCACTCGTCGCGGCGACAACTGGCTACGACGGCCGCCATGACCTCGGATTCCCCCACCGTGGGGCGTATCTCGCCCTCTCGGTAATCACCCTCTACGCGCCGATGACCCTCGTTCAGATTGGCGCTGGAGCGCTTGCGTTCGCGGGTCTCACGCTGGCTCACCTCGACCGGCTCCCCGCAGTCGTCACGCCGGCGGAGTAACGCAACACTGCGTTTTCTCACCATCATCGTTCGTGATTTCCGGGGTGGTGACGCCCTATTACTTCTGCACAGCGCTCAAAGCTATTGCAGTGAATGCCCAAAATCTATTGGATGACCGCAGCACAGGTTAATGACATAACTATGGCGGTTAGATGGTTATGAAATATATTTTATGTATGTCGTTCTGTGCCGAGAAGGCAAAAATTTTTATCTGCTTCCGTGAGAAATAATTCGGCAGATGTGGTTGTTTCGGCGTTAAAACTATTTTTAAGGATAATTGTGAGTGGATTTGGTGCTACCCCGACCCACTTTTTTATGATCACGAGATTTCGAAGATAATGGGCGATTTGAGTGCGTTGGCGCGATTCTAGTCCACTACTAACGAACGGGTATGCTCTCCCAACCCATCAGACAGATAATTATCATAATATTTCTTCGTATATATGGAAACGGGTATGAATTTCGATACAGCACTCAATTTCGCCAGCTACACTGGACACGCAGTCGTCCGAATTATGAATCCACTCGAGAGTGGACACACAATCTACCCGAATCGGTTGTGATAGTCGAACTAGTTTGGACAGTTTGGATAGATTGTACAAATAGGCTGCATTGGCTGTCTTTGGTGTGTTGGCCGGTTCAGTTCACCCAGTTTGCGTCGAGAAAACTCGTCTCCGCACGAACCGCTGTTTCTGCATCACGGACCTCATCACCGACGAACACGGCAGACCCAGCAGCCACGTTCAACTTCTCGAAACACCGTCGGAGGGGAGCTGGATGTGGCTTCTGTGCGACAAGGGTCTCTCTGCCGACGATCACATCAACCGCATCGTGGCAGTTAAAGCGGTCGAGAACACGGTTTGCGGCCGCCACCGCATTGAGCGTGCAGATTCCAACCGGACAGTCGAGCTGTGCGAGGACGTCGAGCAGCGCAAGGGGCTTGCTTGCTTCGACAGCAGCAGTCTCGTGGGTGGCGAGACATTCATTGAACTCGGCCCGCTTCCCGATTTCGACGGCGAGGCCGTGGAGTTCGTTCGGTGCGTACGACCGAACCCCTCCTTCGAGGTGTGCGCCGAAAAGGTCGGTTAACTCGGCTTCGACCACTCGCCAATCGACGGCAAGGTCGATGAGCGTGCCGTCTAAATCGAACACGACGCCGTCGAATTCGTCGAGGGCTGTTGGCTCCAGTTGGTTCATGGACGACCCCATCTCGCTTGGTGGAGTAATGTCCACGCAGTCACCATCTTCGAGGTCGAAAAGGGTACGCAGGTGGACGGGGGCGAGCACTTCCACTTTGTCGTCTGGGTAGTCGGGGACGTGGGGGACGATAACCGCGCTGCGCACGCCGTTTACGCGACAGTCGTAGAGGTCGATGCCTGCACAGTAGTCGTTGCTGACCTCTGGGACGAACTGACTCGGGAGGCGGTCATGGCCATCCCAGTCTGTGATGTTCAGCGTTCCGTAATACGGCGCAAACGCGAGCGCATCGGCGAGTTCGTCTGCGGCGAATGCGACGAACTCACTTGCGCGTCCCTCGCCTGAAACGACGGTCCCGTTCATACCTTCACATTGGAACCAGCCGTGATGAACGCTCCGGGGGTACCTGACAAATCGACAGGTGAGAGCAAATAAATAGCGTCGGATGGTACGACCTGACATGGACGGCAGAGACGCCACGCATCCGTGGAGCGTCACCACGATAGACATTTTCGACCAGCTACGCGACCGGGCCGCGGCGGGCAAGCAATCGGTGCTCGTCACCGTCGTAAACGTAGACGGCTCCGCCTACCGTCGCCCGGGGGCGAAGATGGCTGTAACTCCAACCGGCGAACCGCTCGGTGCAGTGACGCCGGGCTGTCTCGAAGACCCCGTCATCGACCTCGCACAGGACGTCGCCCGCGAGGGCACGCCCACGATTGAGGTGTTCGACCTGACTGGCGACGACGATACGTGGGGCTTTGGCCTCGGCTGTAACGGCATCATCACAGTTCTCATCGAACCGCTTGCTGCATCCTTTGAGGCGGTACTCGACCGACTTGCGGCGGGAGAGAGCGCCATCTCCGCGACGGTGATAGCAAGCGAAACCTCCACGCTGTCGGTAGGCGACCGGTCGGTCTTCGACGGTGAGGGTACTCCCGTCAGTGTCGACGACCACGATGTCGCGGACCAGTTTGGCGAGGCACTTCGAAACCGCGTCACGGCGCTCTCACCGAACGGAACCGAACGAGTCACTCTCGACACTGATGACGGCGAAGTCACCCTCTTTCTCGATGGGATGACGCCCCCGCCAGAACTCCTCATTTTCGGGCATCATGGCGACGTGGTTCCCGTGACCGAGGTCGCTCGAAACGTCGGCTTTCGCGTCACCGTCGCCTCTGCCCGCGGTGGGCAGGCAAAAGCCGAAAACTTCCCGGCAGCAGAGACCGTGGTGAAAACTCGCCCCCCGGAATTGGGCGGGCTGGTTGATGACCCAACGCGCACCTACGCGGTCATCATGTCGCACAACTTCATCGACGACCGCCTCGCCTTCGAATCGCTTCTCGACACCGAGATTCCGTACATCGGGTTGATGGGGCCACGAAAGCGCTTCGAACAAATGCGCGACGAGTTCCGCGAGGAAGGGCGCACCTTCACGGAAGCCGAACTCGCGCGGGTGGCAACGCCCGTTGGCCTCGATTTAGCAGGCAGCGAACCCACCCAAATCGCCCTCAGTATCGTCGCTGAAGCCCTCGCGGTTGCCAACGACCGCGACGGTGGGCGGCTGACCACGAGCAAAGGCCCGATTCACCCTCGCTAATCACAAGACTCTGAGGAGGAAGCCCACTCCTTTAGGAGTGGGAGGAATCCGACAAGCCACTCTACCAACCACGAGCGATAGCAAGCAGACTCCCCCACGCCAATCCATACCATTATAAAGAGTCTGTTCGATATGTGAATTAACGATGGAGGTGATTCGTACCGTCAAAGTCAAACTAGACGTACCAAACGAGCGGTTCGACGACCTTCATCAGACCAAAAATCAGTTCCTCCACTGTGCGAACACCACCGCAGAGTGGGCGTGGAGACACCCGAACGACTACTGCGTGACCTCGAAACAGAAAGCCGAGAAAGCCCTCTACGAACGACTTCGAACCGAGACGGAATTGACTGCAAACCTCGTTCAGAAAGGGATTCGTCGGGCTATCGAGGCCACCAAAAGCGGTGTCACCCGACTCAAGAAAGGTGACAACACCAGCCAACCACACTTCGATGCGTGGAGCGTCGTCTACGACAAACGTTCTGCGACGTTCCACCGCGACCACGTTTCCCTCTCAACGGTAAACGGTCGCGTTGAGTGTGACTACGTGATTCCCAACGATGCTGAGGGAACACCGATTGGGGAGTACCTACTGAACGAAGACTACGAGTTCCGTATGTCTACATTGCAGTACGACCGCCCCACAGAGTCGTTCTACCTCCACGCACGGATGCGCCGAGTCGAAAGTGACGAGCAGTCCATGACTCCTTTTGACGTTCATCAGACGGAGTCTGATGCAGCCCATCAGAACGCTTCGCGTTCTGAGGACGCCAAGCACAGAACAGTCCTTGGTGTTGACCTGAACGTGGATGGCTCTCTTGCTGTGACTTCCACTGGCGCGTTCATCGCGAACGCCGACGAGATGAATCATAGACGCCGAGAGTTTGAGAAGACTCGCGGGGCGATGCAACAGGCAGGA is a window from the Haladaptatus sp. ZSTT2 genome containing:
- a CDS encoding TAXI family TRAP transporter solute-binding subunit is translated as MAGLAALAGCTGGSSDNDGGGDGDSGGNGGGSGGSGGSGGSGTTDMVMTTATETTAAYAMSQGIAAVVNENTEKVRIDARPSEGTNANIGRLDRKEVQIAYIQNWTAAKINAGEKPFDNLSFTPNQVFHLYDLGWFLATPNEGWETTDDIADGARVSPTPRGSGTAEMLETALGYAAAGDYERVSIDYGGQGSAMSEGRLDVGASTLVNFSIEPGWLQEMKGTVDLRMLGWSDEAISKMEEDPGLLLTEVDTSKLENYAYTPQPTMMPSLAYNFVVRNDFSYDAVYNLLTTLYEHREGLGEYHGLLNKLAEGDFWVKNAYDGIPFHPAAADFYEEQGLWSDEFTRGEE
- a CDS encoding TRAP transporter permease — encoded protein: MASSTLSRERLLSSAIYLIGVVLTIYTFYYAFDRPFVRVRHSNIFLGAGVALFYLYETKKHVFGTDDFKAYRDRDIDHDGSLTGRLRSIIGPYDGYLTLVSAALAVVLAAYIEFNFERLQFDAPVLGYSEVDFIVGALIVVLVSDATRRAYGFAITSVVIAAIGYAMAGPWLPGFLGHTGMNWQDVARFGAVGLSGTYGFILGVGTTWVAVFIMFAGMAKTYGALDYILDVGTELGNKLRSGVVQVAVISSMAMGSITGSAAANTATTGSFTIPMMKRQGVRSDFAAAIESVASSGGQMMPPVMGVAAFIMADILQVPYVRILQAGILPALLFYFSVGIAVQFAVLKYGWTTEKSGEFDRSILRKGAHFAVPMVVLIYTLVVLRLTPLSAGLYTSVTMVVTMFVRDLLVGGPSVDTLVDTTRKTFEGFRDGAVDMAPLVGVLASMGVIISMLTQTGLAQKISIRMVGLAGGVLISVLLMAMVLSILFGLGMPTPAAYILVVILVAPGIIQIGVPEITAHLFVFYFAMLSAITPPVAVAVAVGSRIADSNFLQTGMQAMRIGAPGFFIPFAFVTNPSLIFWSFPATPLHAIIVFIGVVALVAATTGYDGRHDLGFPHRGAYLALSVITLYAPMTLVQIGAGALAFAGLTLAHLDRLPAVVTPAE
- a CDS encoding HAD-IA family hydrolase; the encoded protein is MNGTVVSGEGRASEFVAFAADELADALAFAPYYGTLNITDWDGHDRLPSQFVPEVSNDYCAGIDLYDCRVNGVRSAVIVPHVPDYPDDKVEVLAPVHLRTLFDLEDGDCVDITPPSEMGSSMNQLEPTALDEFDGVVFDLDGTLIDLAVDWRVVEAELTDLFGAHLEGGVRSYAPNELHGLAVEIGKRAEFNECLATHETAAVEASKPLALLDVLAQLDCPVGICTLNAVAAANRVLDRFNCHDAVDVIVGRETLVAQKPHPAPLRRCFEKLNVAAGSAVFVGDEVRDAETAVRAETSFLDANWVN
- a CDS encoding XdhC family protein, which gives rise to MDGRDATHPWSVTTIDIFDQLRDRAAAGKQSVLVTVVNVDGSAYRRPGAKMAVTPTGEPLGAVTPGCLEDPVIDLAQDVAREGTPTIEVFDLTGDDDTWGFGLGCNGIITVLIEPLAASFEAVLDRLAAGESAISATVIASETSTLSVGDRSVFDGEGTPVSVDDHDVADQFGEALRNRVTALSPNGTERVTLDTDDGEVTLFLDGMTPPPELLIFGHHGDVVPVTEVARNVGFRVTVASARGGQAKAENFPAAETVVKTRPPELGGLVDDPTRTYAVIMSHNFIDDRLAFESLLDTEIPYIGLMGPRKRFEQMRDEFREEGRTFTEAELARVATPVGLDLAGSEPTQIALSIVAEALAVANDRDGGRLTTSKGPIHPR
- a CDS encoding RNA-guided endonuclease InsQ/TnpB family protein, whose product is MEVIRTVKVKLDVPNERFDDLHQTKNQFLHCANTTAEWAWRHPNDYCVTSKQKAEKALYERLRTETELTANLVQKGIRRAIEATKSGVTRLKKGDNTSQPHFDAWSVVYDKRSATFHRDHVSLSTVNGRVECDYVIPNDAEGTPIGEYLLNEDYEFRMSTLQYDRPTESFYLHARMRRVESDEQSMTPFDVHQTESDAAHQNASRSEDAKHRTVLGVDLNVDGSLAVTSTGAFIANADEMNHRRREFEKTRGAMQQAGTRSAHLSIQSMKDREHRWMQDELHRASNQILEEAQDHDCTHIAFENLTDIRKRMAGAKRFHAWAFRRLYQYVEYKAEMLGVVVKQVSPAYTSRRCSSCGFTHESNRRSKHQFVCQKCEYELNADYNASKNIARKLLKKLHSGQKSSGGGAPCQCALASGTLNLNGDFHAYSVTESEGESTDKPTTSVVGY